One segment of Pseudobythopirellula maris DNA contains the following:
- a CDS encoding alginate export family protein yields MTRFFKVCSTLTIFGAFCVSTPVHAADLQASLSDALAEIGPAQPADGMQYVTNTVAFVTPASCCEPSCECDEPSCGCEPSCGCEDPSCGCEAGCCGSGCCCVAGPCGCCPAAKKAPKPNPCAVSHKGVYYANDFSYLNKPCHKHCCLGDSLKQMSLGPCGQYGKLDIGGELRLRYHDEHGMGREAGNNVGFRDTDNNFLLTRLRLYANYKANDYLRFYVEGIYAGLNSEAAYLPRPIDENYGDLLNAFVDVKLTDCLTARYGRQELLYGAQRTVSPLDWANTRRTFEGAKLMYAKDDWKIDGFWTEFMPVDADDFDSPDDDQQFYGMYSTYTGLGTTTADIYYLGYKNETSNFDLHTAGLRMFGPMKSCDGCDRGWMYEVEGAYQGGFNAGTDQEAGFATGGIGKKLNAPWSPTVWVYYDYASGNPSAAVNNSNNAYNQLFPLAHKYLGFIDAVARQNVESPNMLITMKPTKKLSLLAWYYYFMSNQSGSTVPGVAIPSGAANQNTFSDHLGSELDLVAKYALKPRTDILLGYSHFWAGNKITAPAEDIDFFYAQYSLRF; encoded by the coding sequence ATGACTCGCTTTTTTAAGGTTTGCAGCACGCTCACGATTTTTGGTGCGTTCTGCGTATCGACTCCGGTCCATGCCGCAGACCTCCAGGCGAGCCTTTCCGATGCGCTCGCCGAGATCGGCCCCGCGCAGCCGGCCGACGGCATGCAATACGTCACCAACACCGTGGCGTTCGTCACGCCCGCGAGTTGCTGCGAGCCCAGCTGTGAGTGCGATGAGCCGAGCTGTGGCTGCGAGCCCAGTTGCGGCTGCGAAGACCCCTCGTGCGGCTGCGAGGCGGGCTGTTGCGGCTCGGGCTGCTGCTGTGTAGCGGGCCCCTGTGGTTGCTGCCCGGCGGCCAAGAAGGCCCCCAAGCCGAACCCGTGCGCCGTCTCGCACAAGGGTGTCTACTACGCCAACGACTTCAGCTACCTCAATAAGCCGTGCCACAAGCATTGCTGCTTGGGCGACAGCCTGAAGCAGATGTCGTTGGGCCCCTGCGGCCAGTACGGCAAGCTCGACATCGGCGGCGAGCTGCGGCTCCGCTACCACGACGAGCACGGCATGGGCCGCGAAGCGGGTAACAACGTTGGCTTCCGCGACACGGACAACAACTTCCTGCTCACGCGGCTGCGTCTGTACGCCAACTACAAGGCGAACGACTACCTGCGTTTCTACGTCGAGGGCATCTACGCCGGCCTCAACAGCGAAGCCGCCTACTTGCCCCGCCCGATCGACGAGAACTACGGCGACCTGCTCAACGCGTTCGTCGACGTGAAGCTGACCGATTGCCTCACGGCCCGCTACGGACGCCAGGAGCTGCTCTACGGCGCCCAGCGCACCGTCTCGCCGCTCGACTGGGCGAACACCCGTCGCACGTTCGAGGGCGCCAAGCTGATGTACGCCAAGGACGACTGGAAGATCGACGGCTTCTGGACCGAGTTCATGCCCGTGGACGCCGACGACTTCGACTCGCCGGACGACGACCAGCAGTTCTACGGCATGTACAGCACGTACACCGGCCTGGGCACAACGACGGCCGACATCTACTACCTTGGCTACAAGAACGAGACCTCGAACTTCGACCTGCACACGGCCGGCCTGCGGATGTTCGGCCCCATGAAGTCGTGTGACGGCTGCGACCGCGGCTGGATGTACGAGGTCGAGGGCGCCTACCAGGGCGGCTTCAACGCCGGCACGGACCAGGAGGCGGGCTTCGCCACCGGCGGCATCGGCAAGAAGCTCAACGCCCCCTGGAGCCCGACCGTATGGGTCTACTACGACTACGCGTCGGGCAACCCGTCGGCGGCGGTCAACAACTCGAACAACGCCTACAACCAGTTGTTCCCGCTCGCGCACAAGTACCTCGGATTCATCGACGCGGTGGCGCGGCAGAACGTCGAGTCGCCCAACATGCTGATCACGATGAAGCCGACCAAGAAGCTCAGCCTGCTGGCGTGGTACTACTACTTCATGAGCAACCAGTCGGGCTCGACCGTGCCGGGCGTGGCGATTCCGAGCGGCGCGGCGAATCAGAACACGTTCAGCGACCACCTTGGCAGCGAACTCGACCTAGTGGCCAAGTACGCCCTCAAGCCGCGGACCGACATCTTGCTGGGGTACTCGCACTTCTGGGCCGGCAACAAGATCACAGCGCCGGCCGAGGACATCGACTTCTTCTACGCTCAGTACTCGCTGCGATTCTGA
- a CDS encoding GNAT family N-acetyltransferase, with the protein MANLATTEIVCKNGASVTVRSATETDAASVIELQRQLLTDGEGQIRLLAEHSASVEDQQAMIRRHLDHPDWLCIVAERGAAKSGGELVGCLHMSTGPHARLAHRGVLGMGVTPRWRGRGIGGLLLCTLVSWAVANPTIEKLSLAVIASNARAIALYEKRGFVVEGRRVGEVKLGEGRYADDILMYRRV; encoded by the coding sequence ATGGCAAACCTCGCGACCACAGAAATTGTGTGCAAGAACGGGGCTAGCGTAACGGTCCGCTCGGCCACCGAAACAGACGCCGCCTCGGTCATCGAGTTGCAACGCCAACTGCTCACGGATGGCGAGGGGCAGATCCGGTTGCTCGCAGAGCACTCGGCGTCGGTGGAGGATCAACAAGCCATGATACGCCGGCATCTCGACCACCCCGACTGGTTGTGCATAGTGGCCGAGAGGGGCGCGGCCAAGTCGGGTGGCGAGTTGGTCGGCTGCCTGCACATGAGCACCGGCCCGCACGCACGTCTTGCGCACCGGGGCGTGCTCGGCATGGGAGTGACACCGAGATGGCGAGGACGGGGCATCGGCGGCCTGCTGCTCTGCACGCTCGTCTCGTGGGCCGTAGCCAATCCAACGATCGAGAAACTCAGCCTCGCGGTCATCGCGTCGAACGCCCGGGCGATCGCCCTCTACGAGAAGAGGGGGTTCGTCGTAGAAGGCCGCCGGGTGGGCGAGGTGAAGCTCGGCGAAGGCCGCTACGCAGACGACATCTTGATGTACCGGAGAGTTTAG
- a CDS encoding glycoside hydrolase family 43 protein — protein sequence MKSLLRSFGVCLLFVAAWANAESPRYLTPGIYTADPSAHVFDGRLYVYPSHDIESGIPQDDLGSHFNMQDYHVFSMDSVDGEVTDHGVALSVEDVPWAKRQMWAPDCAHKDGKYYLYFPAKDYDDVFQIGVAVSDKPEGPFKAEAEAIPGSYSIDPSVFEDEGKYYLYFGGIWGGQLQQYRDNQRTGADQEPASDEPALCPKVALLDSSMRSMAEEPRDVLILDEKGDPLLAGDNARRFFEAAWVHKHQGRYYLSYSTGDTHNICYATADSPYGPFTYQGVVLTPVVGWTNHHSIVKHDGRWLLFHHDSQPSGGQTHLRSIKVAELQHDEEGRIETVQGGEKQ from the coding sequence ATGAAATCGCTCCTCCGCTCTTTCGGTGTTTGCCTTCTCTTCGTTGCGGCATGGGCCAACGCCGAGTCGCCCCGCTACCTGACGCCCGGCATCTACACGGCCGACCCCTCGGCGCACGTTTTCGACGGCCGGCTGTACGTTTACCCCTCGCATGACATCGAGTCGGGCATTCCCCAGGATGACCTCGGCAGCCACTTCAACATGCAGGACTACCACGTCTTCTCGATGGACTCGGTCGACGGCGAGGTGACCGACCACGGGGTCGCCCTGTCGGTCGAAGACGTCCCCTGGGCCAAGCGGCAGATGTGGGCCCCCGATTGCGCGCACAAAGACGGCAAGTATTACCTTTACTTCCCGGCCAAGGATTATGACGACGTATTCCAGATCGGCGTCGCGGTCAGCGACAAGCCGGAGGGCCCCTTCAAGGCCGAGGCCGAGGCGATCCCGGGCTCCTACTCGATCGACCCGTCGGTCTTCGAGGACGAGGGCAAGTACTACCTCTACTTCGGCGGCATCTGGGGCGGGCAGTTGCAGCAGTATCGCGACAACCAACGGACCGGCGCCGACCAGGAGCCCGCCAGCGACGAGCCGGCGCTCTGCCCCAAGGTGGCGTTGCTCGACAGCTCGATGCGTTCGATGGCCGAAGAGCCGCGCGACGTGCTCATCCTCGACGAGAAGGGCGACCCGCTGCTAGCGGGCGACAACGCCCGTCGCTTCTTCGAGGCGGCGTGGGTCCACAAGCACCAAGGCAGATACTACTTGTCCTACTCGACGGGCGACACGCACAACATCTGTTACGCAACGGCCGACAGCCCCTACGGACCCTTCACCTACCAGGGGGTCGTGCTCACCCCCGTCGTCGGATGGACCAACCACCACAGCATCGTCAAGCACGACGGGCGTTGGCTGTTGTTCCATCACGACAGCCAGCCCTCCGGTGGCCAAACCCACTTGCGTAGCATCAAGGTGGCGGAACTCCAGCACGACGAGGAGGGACGCATCGAGACGGTCCAAGGCGGCGAGAAGCAGTAA